From a single Lewinella sp. LCG006 genomic region:
- a CDS encoding GNAT family N-acetyltransferase, protein MSTPILRPIQAADNAQVAKIIRQVMTEFSCVGPGFSIEDPEVDHMYEAYQGDKAAFFVVEHQGQVLGCGGFGPLSGGDGATCELKKMYFLSEIRGHGMGKKLLNHCIEAATQKGYQRMYLETVNRMTSANALYRLRGFQQLQGAEGATGHSSCDTFYALALV, encoded by the coding sequence ATGTCTACACCAATCCTCCGCCCAATACAAGCTGCTGATAACGCACAAGTTGCCAAGATTATTCGTCAGGTAATGACGGAATTCAGTTGTGTGGGGCCTGGGTTTTCTATTGAAGATCCCGAAGTGGACCATATGTACGAAGCTTATCAGGGAGACAAAGCAGCCTTTTTTGTGGTAGAACACCAAGGTCAAGTGCTCGGTTGCGGCGGCTTCGGGCCTTTGTCCGGAGGGGATGGAGCTACTTGTGAGTTAAAAAAAATGTATTTCCTCTCCGAAATCCGAGGTCATGGAATGGGCAAAAAACTACTCAACCACTGTATTGAAGCCGCAACCCAGAAAGGTTATCAGCGGATGTACCTGGAGACCGTCAACCGCATGACTTCCGCCAATGCCCTCTATCGCCTGCGCGGATTCCAACAACTTCAAGGTGCGGAAGGTGCTACAGGGCACTCCAGCTGTGATACATTCTATGCGTTGGCTTTGGTTTAA
- a CDS encoding pepsin/retropepsin-like aspartic protease family protein — MRELWTIILLTLLGNSLLLSQRSIAYLNTPIRPISGEMVTKDDLINLSFQLDRGMIYVKAAVEGQTGDFILDTGAPGLVVNEIPQGATTDYQAKSCSQEVVIGVKPVKSFSWANRTLRNLEAITLDLSHLDKLHNGSVVGMIGYELLKNNTLFIDYQRSQLLLLKNRMNVALAAPSARIPFELYDHLPVIEVVIGGKTLRLGIDTGAATNLLDRNCAHHLSDFLQHGAAEEIQGLDQGVQQVAAARLNGMKASGFDFSGKFLLLDLSHLEMDELHPLDGLLGYQFLSNYRVAIDYPNQEILLWPLVEE, encoded by the coding sequence ATGAGAGAGTTATGGACAATAATATTGCTTACCCTTCTCGGGAATAGCCTGCTGCTCAGCCAGCGGAGTATTGCTTATTTGAATACACCAATTCGTCCGATCAGCGGAGAAATGGTCACTAAGGATGACCTCATCAATTTGTCTTTTCAATTGGATCGGGGAATGATCTATGTAAAAGCAGCTGTAGAAGGACAAACGGGTGATTTCATTCTTGATACAGGCGCTCCGGGGTTGGTGGTCAACGAAATTCCACAAGGGGCTACTACCGACTACCAAGCCAAATCCTGTTCACAGGAAGTTGTGATTGGCGTTAAGCCGGTAAAGTCATTCTCCTGGGCCAACCGTACACTTCGTAATCTGGAAGCCATTACACTGGACCTTAGTCACCTTGACAAGTTGCACAATGGCTCGGTAGTGGGCATGATTGGTTATGAACTCTTGAAAAACAATACCTTATTTATTGATTATCAGCGCAGTCAGTTGTTGTTGTTAAAAAACAGAATGAATGTTGCTTTGGCTGCTCCCAGTGCTCGAATTCCTTTTGAGTTGTACGACCACCTTCCGGTTATTGAGGTGGTAATTGGAGGTAAGACGCTTCGCTTGGGGATAGATACCGGTGCAGCTACAAATCTGCTTGACCGAAATTGTGCCCATCATTTATCTGACTTCTTACAGCATGGTGCTGCCGAAGAAATTCAAGGATTAGACCAGGGCGTGCAACAGGTAGCTGCCGCCCGTCTCAATGGCATGAAGGCGAGTGGATTTGACTTTTCTGGTAAGTTTCTATTACTGGACTTATCCCACCTGGAGATGGACGAATTACACCCGCTTGATGGACTACTCGGCTATCAGTTTTTGTCCAATTATCGGGTAGCCATTGATTACCCTAACCAGGAAATTTTGCTCTGGCCACTCGTGGAGGAATAA
- a CDS encoding phosphatase PAP2 family protein, with translation MMEQLVQLDYSLFEWIHHGWQTAWLDAIMPYWREKTTWIPLYLLLVAGLIYRYKLPGLYYLLALGLAVGIADFSSSQLIKKSVKRPRPCRETALSQPTRDVGVHCGGGYSFTSSHATNHFAVAIFLFLGWGRRWKKWRWLLLIWAATIAFGQVYVGVHYPLDVLCGSLLGSLIGWGVYKIYERRSWQIPDFCSLQPPQA, from the coding sequence ATGATGGAGCAGCTTGTACAACTTGATTATTCCCTTTTTGAATGGATTCACCATGGCTGGCAAACCGCTTGGTTGGATGCCATTATGCCTTACTGGCGAGAAAAAACCACCTGGATACCACTCTATCTGTTATTGGTGGCGGGATTGATCTATCGATACAAGTTGCCCGGGCTATACTACTTACTGGCCTTGGGTTTGGCGGTTGGCATAGCTGATTTCAGTAGCAGCCAATTGATAAAAAAATCGGTAAAACGCCCCCGTCCATGTAGGGAGACAGCCCTGAGTCAGCCTACCAGAGATGTTGGCGTGCATTGCGGTGGTGGCTATAGCTTTACTTCTTCTCATGCGACCAATCATTTTGCCGTTGCTATTTTTCTTTTTTTGGGCTGGGGGCGACGCTGGAAAAAATGGCGCTGGCTACTGCTTATTTGGGCGGCGACCATCGCCTTTGGACAAGTCTATGTGGGTGTTCATTACCCCCTTGATGTCCTCTGTGGCAGCCTACTCGGTAGCTTGATCGGCTGGGGCGTATACAAAATTTATGAACGTCGATCGTGGCAAATACCAGATTTTTGTTCCCTTCAGCCACCGCAAGCATAA
- the glmM gene encoding phosphoglucosamine mutase: protein MAFIKSISGFRGTIGGKAGENLTPQDIVECTAAYGSWLLQSGAAPKVVIGRDARPSGAMVTQLVTATLQSLGISVVDLGLSTTPTVEMAVPHLGAGGGIILTASHNPKEWNALKLLNATGEFISAQDGKTLLGLLDEGAVSYAAIDDLGTYAGNEEMLDYHIEQVLAHPLVRTEEIRAKHFRVVVDGVNSSGAVAIPALLKALGCEVEVLNADMNGQFAHNPEPLPQHLTDLCEQVKISKADLGIAVDPDVDRLALVGAGGSWIGEEYTLVAVADYVLQHQPGPTVSNLSSSRALRDITTKHGQMYYAAAVGEVNVVDKMKEVQAVIGGEGNGGIIDPQLHFGRDALIGTALVLSNMVWANKSINELRASYPDYFMVKDKVALSPDLDVEQKLEHIQEKYQHEAAINTIDGLKLDFPEGWIHLRRSNTEPIVRIYGEANSLEAVNALVAKVKADF from the coding sequence GTGGCCTTCATCAAGTCAATCTCGGGATTTCGGGGAACCATCGGTGGTAAAGCTGGAGAAAATTTAACGCCTCAAGATATTGTAGAATGTACGGCGGCTTATGGCAGCTGGTTGCTCCAATCAGGAGCCGCGCCAAAGGTTGTTATCGGTCGCGATGCCCGCCCTTCCGGAGCGATGGTGACCCAATTGGTGACAGCTACTTTGCAATCGTTAGGGATTTCGGTCGTTGATTTGGGATTGTCTACTACGCCTACTGTAGAGATGGCCGTACCACACCTTGGTGCTGGTGGCGGAATCATCCTCACCGCTAGCCATAATCCTAAAGAGTGGAACGCCCTGAAGTTGCTCAACGCTACGGGTGAATTTATTTCTGCCCAAGACGGTAAAACGCTTTTGGGGCTCCTCGACGAAGGCGCTGTAAGCTACGCTGCAATAGATGATCTGGGTACTTATGCCGGCAATGAGGAGATGCTTGATTACCACATAGAGCAAGTCCTTGCTCATCCGCTCGTGCGGACAGAGGAAATTCGCGCAAAGCATTTTCGGGTAGTCGTTGATGGGGTAAACTCTAGCGGGGCTGTCGCCATCCCGGCCCTTTTAAAAGCATTGGGTTGTGAAGTGGAAGTGCTGAACGCCGACATGAATGGTCAGTTTGCCCACAACCCTGAACCTTTACCACAGCATCTGACGGACCTTTGTGAGCAGGTAAAGATTAGCAAAGCTGACTTAGGTATCGCCGTGGATCCAGATGTTGATCGTTTGGCACTGGTAGGGGCTGGTGGAAGTTGGATAGGAGAGGAGTATACCTTGGTGGCGGTAGCCGATTATGTATTGCAACACCAGCCAGGGCCTACGGTTTCTAATTTATCCTCCAGTCGAGCGTTGCGTGATATTACTACCAAGCACGGACAAATGTATTACGCGGCAGCCGTAGGCGAGGTGAATGTGGTCGATAAAATGAAGGAGGTACAAGCCGTCATTGGCGGTGAAGGAAATGGAGGGATCATTGACCCGCAGCTCCACTTCGGACGTGATGCACTCATTGGTACAGCACTGGTGCTCAGTAATATGGTCTGGGCCAACAAGTCCATCAATGAACTCCGCGCCAGCTATCCCGATTACTTTATGGTGAAAGACAAAGTAGCACTTTCTCCAGACCTTGACGTAGAGCAAAAGCTGGAGCATATCCAGGAAAAATACCAGCATGAAGCTGCGATCAATACCATCGATGGCCTTAAACTAGACTTCCCCGAAGGCTGGATTCATCTCCGCCGCTCAAATACTGAGCCTATTGTACGCATTTACGGCGAAGCTAATAGCTTAGAAGCAGTGAATGCGCTGGTTGCCAAAGTGAAAGCCGATTTTTAA
- a CDS encoding hydroxymethylglutaryl-CoA lyase codes for MIKLIECPRDAMQGLKTFIPTETKAKYLNLLLQVGFDTLDFGSFVSPKAIPQMRDTAEVLSLLDLSSTNTKLLAIVANQRGAEAAVAFPEIDYLGYPFSVSETFQLRNTNATIAESLERVKRIQDLCQQHDKEMVLYLSMGFGNPYGDPWNAETIMHWVEQLSQLDIKIFQLSDTIGVAKPPSISYLFNELVPAYPQLEIGAHFHTTPTTWQEKVAAAAEAGCVRFDGAIRGFGGCPMAKDDLTGNMPMEHLVYHFAEQQQATGVDIKLFSKAYQEAAEVFPSH; via the coding sequence ATGATCAAATTGATCGAATGCCCACGTGATGCGATGCAAGGTTTGAAAACTTTCATTCCTACGGAAACTAAGGCCAAATATCTGAATTTACTCTTACAAGTGGGCTTTGATACGCTCGATTTTGGAAGTTTTGTTAGCCCCAAGGCTATTCCACAAATGAGAGATACCGCCGAAGTACTTTCTTTGCTGGATTTGTCTAGTACCAACACCAAGCTGCTGGCGATTGTTGCTAATCAGCGAGGTGCGGAAGCAGCGGTAGCTTTTCCAGAGATAGACTACCTGGGTTATCCGTTTTCTGTATCTGAGACTTTTCAATTGCGTAATACCAATGCGACCATCGCTGAATCGCTGGAAAGGGTGAAACGGATTCAGGACTTGTGTCAACAACATGATAAAGAGATGGTGCTTTACCTCTCGATGGGTTTTGGCAACCCTTATGGAGACCCCTGGAATGCTGAAACGATCATGCATTGGGTAGAGCAGCTTTCACAGTTGGATATCAAAATCTTTCAGCTCAGCGATACGATTGGTGTAGCCAAGCCTCCTAGCATATCTTATCTTTTTAATGAATTGGTACCAGCGTATCCCCAACTGGAAATTGGAGCGCATTTTCATACTACGCCTACTACTTGGCAAGAAAAAGTGGCTGCTGCTGCCGAAGCTGGCTGTGTCCGTTTTGACGGTGCGATCCGTGGCTTCGGTGGCTGCCCGATGGCCAAGGACGACCTTACCGGGAATATGCCCATGGAGCACCTCGTCTACCATTTTGCCGAGCAGCAACAAGCTACCGGAGTAGATATTAAATTATTTAGCAAAGCTTATCAGGAAGCGGCCGAGGTCTTTCCAAGTCATTAG